A region from the Triticum aestivum cultivar Chinese Spring chromosome 3D, IWGSC CS RefSeq v2.1, whole genome shotgun sequence genome encodes:
- the LOC123077480 gene encoding ubiquitin-conjugating enzyme E2 2, with amino-acid sequence MSTPSRKRLMRDFKRLMQDPPAGISGAPQDNNIMLWNAVIFGPDDSPWDGGTFKLTLQFNEEYPNKPPTVRFISRMFHPNIYADGSICLDILQNQWSPIYDVAAILTSIQSLLCDPNPNSPANSEAARMFSENKREYNRKVREIVEQSWTAD; translated from the exons ATGTCGACTCCTTCAAGGAAGAGGCTGATGAGGGACTTCAAGCGGCTGATGCAGGACCCTCCTGCGGGCATAAGCGGGGCGCCGCAGGACAACAACATAATGCTGTGGAATGCTGTGATTTTTGG CCCTGACGATAGCCCCTGGGACGGAG GTACGTTTAAGCTGACTCTCCAGTTTAATGAAGAATATCCTAATAAGCCACCAACAGTTCGGTTTATTTCTCGGATGTTTCACCCTAACA TTTATGCTGATGGAAGCATATGCTTAGATATCCTACAGAATCAGTGGAGCCCAATATATGATGTAGCTGCTATACTTACATCTATCCAG TCGCTGCTGTGTGATCCTAACCCGAATTCGCCTGCTAACTCAGAAGCTGCCCGCATGTTCAGTGAGAACAAGCGAGAGTACAACCGCAAAGTGCGGGAGATTGTTGAGCAGAGCTGGACGGCAGACTAA